A genomic region of Caenorhabditis elegans chromosome V contains the following coding sequences:
- the nstp-8 gene encoding Nucleotide Sugar TransPorter family (Product from WormBase gene class nstp;~Confirmed by transcript evidence), with translation MSDVKHQILDLEIDKKVKSSSSSIIQGLCSIQLLSMIAVTAHHTAMPFFVQMANTSHFLPTTSVFMMEVLKLLFCLIIVLFKTKSFEKTGKKLYEHIWKNRVETLKVSVPAVVYAIQNNLYYIALANIDATTYSVTVQLRILTTALLSVIILNQKLSNYQWLAQGMALIGVVLVQIDNSNPHGKVFGNFWLGITAVFGMCWTSGFAGVYFEKMLKESSADVWVQNIRLSTLTLLFAGITMLSTDGEAVLTGKMFFGWNWIVWFVTIGNSIVGLCISLVMKYADNVMKTYCQSLAIGLTAIVSIFLGDRTLSIDLIYGVLLVTSSIVVYSRFPATTSTKYEPLEQDSDAEKN, from the exons atgAGTGATgtgaaacatcaaattttggaTCTAGAGATTGATAAGAAAGTCAAATCGAGTTCTAGTTCG ATCATTCAAGGGTTATGCTCAATTCAACTTTTATCTATGATCGCAGTTACCGCACACCACACAGCCATGccattttttgtacaaatgGCTAATACG AGCCATTTCCTTCCGACAACTTCGGTTTTTATGATGGAAGTTTTGAAGTTATTATTTTGCCtgataattgttttatttaaaacaaaaagttttgagaa AACTGGCAAAAAGCTATACGAAcacatttggaaaaatcgagtGGAAACCTTGAAAGTGTCGGTTCCAGCAGTGGTATATGCTATTCAGAACAATTTATACTACATTGCACTCGCGAATATTGATGCGACAACTTATTCG gtaactGTCCAATTACGCATATTGACCACCGCCCTTTTATCCGTCATTATATTAAACCAAAAGCTCTCCAATTATCAATGGCTGGCTCAGGGTATGGCTCTCATCGGTGTGGTTCTTGTGCAG ATTGACAATTCTAACCCCCATGGGAAAGTATTCGGAAATTTCTGGCTAGGGATAACGGCTGTGTTTGGTATGTGCTGGACAAGTGGCTTTGCTG GTGtctactttgaaaaaatgctgaaagaaTCGTCAGCTGACGTGTGGGTTCAGAATATCCGGCTTTCAACTTTAACACTGCTTTTTGCTGGGATCACAATGCTCTCTACAGACGGAGAAGCCGTTCTTACAG gaaaaatgttCTTTGGCTGGAATTGGATAGTGTGGTTTGTTACAATTGGTAATTCAATCGTAGGTCTTTGCATTTCGTTGGTAATGAAGTACGCCGATAATGTGATGAAGACGTATTGCCAATCGCTTGCAATAGGCCTCACAGCAATTGTGTCCATATTCCTTGGTGACCGAACTCTTAGTATAGATCTCATTTACGGAGTTCTACTTGTCACATCTTCTATTGTGGTATACTCACGGTTCCCGGCTACTACATCTACAAAATATGAGCCACTGGAACAGGACAGCgacgcagaaaaaaattaa